The window CACAAACTATAGCacaatttgtgttttatttggGTCACAGGTACAGGTGCTTAATGTTTAAGGGAAAATGTAGAGCAAGATTAAATGTTCGAAATTATACCACCCgaaaataacattgtaaagtagtaaaaatctatttatgtaaaaaataaaataaaaatattttcgaaaatacaaactgagacatggattcacagaaaaaccagaaaaagagaccagcgctgggaatcgaacccaggtcctcagcaatccgtgctgcgtgctataacccctacaccaccgctggacaggaatctagacacgaatttttcctatgcataggtacatatctcaggttgcttatttctactacgctacttatgcaacagcactagcgacatctattttccgctctcatcgagagacgtcacactctttcgaaccaaccgctcacccagacaagagatgtcgctactaagcaatcaaattatgattggttttttggagtctttttgtattttttatttcaactccaaatttgttacttttacgggtatcccgtgaaaccatatcgaaaatacaatattgtatttttatttgtgttgtatTAAGTAACAAATCACAACACaacagtaacaaatttggagttgaaataaaaaatacaaaaagactccaaaaaaccaatcattaaaaatattgtgtttCAAATTAAAGCCCAAATTTAATTTTCGACCAGTTGACTAGATTTTAATTAGAAATACCGAAAGCATATGAGTGAAAATGTTGCTGTGCCTTGATTTGCTGATTCCAAGTGCTAAATTCCTTATAGTGTTACTTATCTGACATACGCACGCCTAATCAAACAAAGTGACTAACACTTCATGCAAACGATGCGCAtgtgaaatttattaatttagtctTTACAgatgtgcaaaaaaaaacagaaagttGGGCActtctaaagccgagtttagacttgcaagaaaaatcgtgcaagttgcattacattgcgaggcggTAAAGCCAACGAGCTTGTAGTGGTCAATTGAGCGccgcacgatttttcttgcaagtctaaactcggcttaaaacaaatatccatgtgtgtacgTCAGTAACCATCATGCACCTCGCATTGCATACATCTTGTTTAGGAGATTGCCctgctaacactgaatattcTAGATATCTACAAAGCAtgaaaccctcggtgcgcgagtccgacttgctaTTTGCCGGTTTTCTTCGGTCTGgtttcaataaagaatattgtattgtatgtaccttTAGACAGGAAGAGAAATTTAACTACCAGCAATAAATTGgacgtagttatgcaaacaggaaccaacccacacctccccccaaagtttagataagtatatatgtaacaagttaataaaatgcACCTTCTTTAAACTTGATAGAGTGCATTTTAGTAGCTTGTTGCATACTAATTTCAATTTTGGGGggaggtgtgggttggttcctgtttgcataactacgtcCAATTCTGCTTACGAAACGGAATGAcgtataaatagaaataaagacACCGTGTCCAATATGTCCGCATACAGTTTACATTCTTGATAAAACATGTATGAATAGTtaatataatgaaaactatattttattaatgccACATCGTGTCTTCATAGGCACTCCTCTCAGATTGAACTTCATACATACCAttaaattacttcacaggtttcctcacgatgttttctttcaccgtagaactatttgtatggtaATTTACGCACTAGATCCGATTTCCGTCATCCGATTTtaccatacaaatagttctatGACTTTTCTGAActgtattttcacggattcgaATTGGATTCGGATCACTgcatacttatacttacttagtgcgaAACCGCTGTAAGTGTAGTAAACACAGCCTGTGATTTCTCACTTAAGATTCGAGTTTCCTAGAAGACTGCAGGTTATAAAGGGGTGAAGGCTTCTGTAACTGGAAGGGTGCCAACGTCCAAGCCATTTCCTTATCTGGGTCGCATCTATCCGTTCGTTAATCGAATAAACTAAACGTATAAGGCTTCGCGAGTCAGTTACATAATTCTACTAGGAGCTGACACATCTGAAAAACAAACCGTGCCGTAATGGTGAACAAACAAATATTCGGTAAGCAGGTTGAACTGTAAACTGTACGGTAGGTCAACCACTTCAGAATGACATGGTAGCGCACACGCGGAGTTTATACGAAGAGTGCCTTATCTATTATGGTACGTGAATATTGTGCGAGATGCACACCGTTGCCGTTCAAGATTGATTACTTGTTGAATCCGTTGCCGTGCACCCCGCAATGTAACGTAACTCTCGTATTTCCCGTATGGATGAAGCTTAAGCATCCGTAATAGTATTTGCATAATGTCTATCGTGTGAAGCAATTAGGAATCGTCTTGTTAACGGGTGCTCAGTTGCCTATTCAGTTTCGTAGATTCGCTTTATTGTACGAGTATAGGTTGATCAAGAAACTCTTCTAACATCCTAAGTTTCAATGTTAGTTATAATACCTAACATGGACACTATATTTAActtagtcgagttcataaacttgtgagcaaaaatttgatcaaaaatatctgaacgcttctacgccgttaacaatagagtcgtgttcagatatttttgatcacatttttgctcacaagtttatgaacttgactgtacaagtcaGTGTAGCAAATAGCCTTATTGATTTTTGTCTGATGCATGATGTTAGAACTGTCATAAAATAGTAGAGCATGGGTAGAGCTCACGTAGGCcaacaaatttcaaatcatttattcagtaaataggccgcaatgggcacttttacacttatttttttaaactaccagcgctttcggaaagaccatcattgccaggaagaatgcgccgcaagaaacttggcagaaagtatttttttttaaataaaataattacaaatataatacttaaaaactacagtatacaattttGACTTTACCTCTGTTAGGGCCTCTCTAGGTGTCCCTCAGGGACCTCAAAACACCGGTTATAATATTAGAGTGAGATGGTAAACTAACCGCGTTATGCACCTCATCGGAGCAGGTCAATGTAGAGCAGGCGTTACCATAATAAAAAGACCATAAAAACaggtttaagttttattatatcCTACGTATTTACGCGCTTATTAAAAGCCAGCTAAGTAGTTAGTTAACCATCAATAAGTTtctctaaaaaataaaattgtgtcaTCTTGTTAAAATTAGGATATATAACTATTATAGGTACTATtacatcttcgggaccttgcctaaggggtcctgtttaagtaatttgttttcatttttaatttatgtaagttttttaaatgtagtatatatttttttatttaatgcattatctattttattaaaaatatatttgaatttgaaattactATTATACTTAGATAGAATTAAATATTCTGGTTTCACTTTATGATACCTTacaattattttctttgtagcaattttttattttacttaggcACTTTAGAAGAAATTTTTGATTACGTTTAAGTAAGTAAGTCAACAATGAAGTTGTCTAGAATAAAATTTCTTCAAAAACATCTAacacacaaatccaactatcTCTAATGAAGCTCATCTCGGATATCCTGTAATTAAACTCAATTAAATCTATAGACTGATTTCACCTTTCGGTCACGACTGCAGCCGTAGCCGTAACACAGACGTGCGTGCGGAAGCGAAGAGTGAAACCAAGTTCATTACGAGCAGGCCGCGGGCGTCGCGACGTCACGAAGAAAGTGTCCCGCGGCAGTCCTCCAACAGCGCTCGCGCCGGCCGCACGCCATGGACGAAGCCACGCTGTACTCGCTATAAAACAACATGTCCTTCCGAAGACTACTGAGCGCGGTCCGGTCCGCGCGCGAAGCCCTCGTGCGCGGCGCACCAATGGCAGACGGACTACTCAAATCCCTAGTTTCAATAATCGTGATATGCTGCATCGCTGTGTCATCACCACCTTCGGCCTCAGCGAAGCCGTTCTCGCTCAGTTTTCCCGCGGGATGGTCGCTGGCGGGCCTCGTGGGCAGCGTCGGGGCGCGCTCCGACGACGTGGAGCGCCGCGAGCCCGCCGGCGGCGTGAAGCCCTACACGGGAAGACGCGTCTCCAACGATACGCTCCGCATGATCTACCACTACGACCAAACCGTCGCCGTGGTCGAGCTAGGCCCCGGGAAACTCCTCCTCAACTGCGAACTCATCGAGACACTGTGAGTagcttttttatttaggtatttattagcTTTTAGTGCCTCCCCTTTTTTCTTCCAGTCGTCTCCAGTTTTGCCTAAATGCTGCCGGTCTGACTGGAAAcggtccaaatcgtcccgcagTATCTAACCAatccaaatttaattaaacacatTCATCGTCAatactacacaatgcctgttatcgaatagaaaaacaatttttaagctacctttacaaataacaaagttatacaggtttgaaattcaagattagacagagaaagacatactggcatgtgacgtcacacgccagtaccgccatacttgctgcatagagaaaagcgtttgagaaagagacaggtatatagatttttcaaaaaatcactataaatccaattttcaaccgatttaaattttctcttcgctaaacactatctgtttatctatattttcataataatattaagatatggcaaaatcaggagttgtcaaataccgtattgtaaaaACGCCGGCAGTCGCAGTTTTAACCCGATACGATCTAAAGGCGCTGCTcgttaagtacctaggtactctTGACGAATTGATCCTACACAATGTATGCAGATTGAACTTACACAGATATCCTATTGAGTTTGGGCTTATTGAATCCAATAATAAACTCATAAAAGCTGTCCCCGGTAAGTTTTTGAATAGTATCTTAATTCTTAAATAATGCatttgatgatgataataacaGTTAAGTTAAATTGAATTGCATTGCTACGCTGCTTATTATTCATGAGTTCATGACATTAATTAGGTCATTTCTTTAGAATACCAGTtgcaaattgtcatttaaatgaTACTCGATAGCTAAGTAAAGTAACGGTTTTAGTGCAAGtgaattaataaatacctatcaTGGAACAATTGACACCACTTGACCTGATCACAATATGAAGCAGAGTTTTTACTATAAGTTATGGATAAAATGGATAAACAGACAGACTCGTAGATATCTACTTTATTACATAAAAGGTGTCTACAAATTCTTCTGGAATACCTATTCCTACAGGTGGTTGGGTTTGTTTGACTCAATACCCCTGTTAATGTTTTTCGGGgctttttaattgtgtttaacatgtattttccatatttacatatttgaatatcgaaaattaaaataacttaggttaaaatgtcgatgttcaaaatatcgaaaatgttaaaatcgattgtatcacaatatcgaaagttgttatacaatatagtcaaaatgtctaagattgaaatgtcaattgattaaaatatcgaatgagtaaaaatgacgataaccAATAGGTATACCTAAGTTGTAAATTagaatatcgtacatacaaatctgctttatttattgctcctttcttttaatagcatttattttacataacctAGTCATTTTTAACACTCGCCGGCTGCGaacgcggcacgctcgcttcgctcgctcggctcgtgcgttgttgtgatgacagttctaacctaaccgaactaaatatttttggtaattcatgttcaataggttaggttaggttagtattgcgtcaaggcgccaAGCGCCTCAACtgggcggaataggagctccgcgaagcggttAGGTTATCTAAAcattcgaaaatataaacttctgttattttaattttcgatatttcgatacagtcgatattttaattttcgatattttgaacatcgacattttacccgtgggtattttaactttcgatattcaaatatgtaaccatttTCCAttcattgatcgatgttcaaagtgtaccgcATAAAAGGCGTGACAACGGCGggtcaaatattataataaaaaaccttTACAAGAACATTCAGCAACTAGCCCAATAAGCTCCTGAATTATTCCAAATGAATTTGAAGATACCCTGTATGTTAAATATCCAAGCCGTATGTCTTATACATAcatttgccccggccgggaatcaaacccgggacctcagacctactacaaaaattaaacttcaaatCGGTTCGTCCCGCTTATGAACAACGCCCGGGCTTCCTAAGTAGGTTCTATAACTAACACCTAGACTTACCCTATAGGCTAAATACTCGCAAGTATTAAGTAAAAGTTAAAACCCGCTAATTATACGCAGACCATACGCAAAACACGCATATTATCGGATATACTCGTAGATCAAATTATATcaaaagccgcgtatccactagaggcagcctcgggccgagcggctacctcgctccgaggccgcgcaagtggagacgctgccaaaggcacggctcagactgaggctcctttgagcacggccaaaaaaccgacaaaatgtggctcggctcgcggtgctcggcctgaggctgctccaatggatacgcggctaaagATCTTGGTGGCGAGTGGCGTCGCCAAAGTAAATACTTACTAGCATACTAGCTGAAAAGTTTAAGAGAACACGGCAGCGAGAAAAGGTTCAAGATAATCccacctaatattataaatgcggaagtttatgagtctgtttgtttgtcagcgaatcacgtttaaaccgctcgaccgatttagatgaaattcggatAGGTACAGATAGTTAGAGCCACGGGGAAGAACAGCGAATAGtacccggaaaattgcatagttctcgcgggatagggatacaaattttacgcggacggcgtcgcgtgcaacagctagtaaacaTATACGTACGAGGGCAAAAACTATTGTCGATATgttttttcgatatggtttcacgggatacccgtaaaagtaacaaatttggagttgaaataaaaaatacaaaaagactccaaataaccaatcataatttgattgcttagtagcgacatctcttgtctgggtgagcggttggttccgaaagaatgtgacgtctctcgatgagagcgaaacatagatgtcgctagtgctgctgcataagtagcgtagtagaaataagcaacctgagatatgtatgcataggaaaaattcgtgtctaaaattcctgtccagcggtggtgtaggggttatagcacgcagcacggattgctgaggacctgggttcgattcccagcgctggtctctttttctggtttttctgtgcatccatgtctcagtttgtattttcgaaactaTTGTCGAGTTTTGTTACAAACTTGACCAATTTTGGAAAGGTCATTTGAGTAAATTATTGAACTCTACACCTCTACAAAAACACGTTTTCATTACTTAATGTCGCACACAAAATACAAACAACGTTTGACAAATTGTTGTCCATCCTTGTAACGAATGACTACTCGATTGGAATCAAACTATTATATTGTCATTACGTTCAACTGTAAAtgtacagcgtgtatttttttaaaccacaaATTTTAAGGGTAGTAAGTCAactcaaagtttttatttgcatgAAATGCAGTACAATGTGATtagtatatacttaaataaagtaGTCGTACTTATACATTTTGTCAACTACTGGCAGTCTGGCACACAGACGGAGAGATTAAGTCCCATATTAGGCAGGCATGCTCTACAAAATTTAGTGAAAGGCTTAGTAAATTTAGCAATATTAACGCTATAATATTTgacagaaaataaatattaatttaaaggCCCTAATAACATACTTTCACAtgtttttccttataaaataaataagcacgcaatgtatcactatgTACTGTACGTACATGATGCATGATTAATCTCTAAAATTACTACTtagttactttgtttttattcaaaacgtcgcacttgctGTCACAGATCCGCTTCTCTTTCGTGTCAAATTATTATGCGCAATACattgtaaaaattacaaaaaataattacgaacTTGTAGTTAAtgcttaatttaaaatttacgctTCACGGCACTAAAACAAATACCTGGTtactttttgtgtttgtatgaaaaatacatgcTGTATATAGAAATAAACACCCACGAGCACCTACTTAATAACAGCTCCTATTGAAAATTATCTCATgtcattattttcaaaataaaaaaggtaaaagtataattttgtaGTGTTAATTACCTCACGCAGGCAATATTGTAACATAAAAATCTATGAGCCATTATTCTTAAGTCATCAATTGATGATTGCGTTCGGCAAGACCGCGGTAGTCCTATAGCCTCGGACCGCCATGTGTCTAGccccgagtactgccttttcgcaacgtaacgtttggcaacctgtttcatttcgcaacttttcatttcccaaactcttaaactgtaaacatttcaggatttatttcagggccatcgtgtagaaccctttgggttaggttaggttagttttataaaaatcctgaaatatttacagtttcagaaatattaaacagttgggaaattaaaagttgcgaaatgaaacaggttgccaaacgttatttgccgaaacattagtaaaccgtctAGCCCAATCGTCGATGTCGGTTTTCACactaatttacctacttattttgtaTAGGAAATTTTGTTTAGGTTATTAGGAATAGAAAATGGCTAAAAAGTCAAATTATTATGTGCAGAGTGGTTAAAAAAGCTTACATTTATTTGATCTACTAATTAATCTACTAAAACCTATGAAAACACCAAAAAATGGTTAACAACTGGCGCCATCAATTGTGGAAGAAAATACACATGATAGCATCTTTGGTTGTAATTGAAATCCTTTTTTTATCGTTGTATACTCCTACTAAAATGTCACCTGCTGCAATGACTCAATCTCCGGGACGGCGTGAGTCTTTGCCGGACTTCCTCGCGCATGCGCTGTTATTAGCCTGCGCGGACGCCGCGCAAGGACGGGGGGACCAAAGGGACGTAATCGCTGTAATATCACAAccattcattaaataaatacctttgcctactatttttcattttgatacACCGTCTCTAATCAGACAGCTACGTCGGTACGAAgcatacctatattttcatacaGGAAGTCGCTCTCCTCTATTTCCACCCAACTTGTGACAtgctaccatcagccaaatagtggtctatcaatttttaaacaagttcctgtcaaatgaatatgtccctaaagtcgaactttcaagttgactgaCACGTatgttggcattattgttttgtgacatgcaaacgattatcaactttaggatggtagaccacatatttggctaatggtacagtcaccagcaccaatatctgacacaacaagcgtgcataaatatctgatacgactctatttctagggccggaaggacgtgtcagatatttttgcacgttccgctgtggcagatattaatgctggtgactgtacacaaacCAAGTCGCTAACGCATTCGAAACTATACGAACTTAATTTCTCCATGCTACATTAATGTGTAATGTTTAATCACACGGTTTATACCTACTACAAAGTAAAGACGTCATCGAGATTTTCCGCCATAGGCATCTCTCATCTACCCCTAGGATACTGGAAGCATACCTCTCTGAACTGCTATTCCTAGTCTTTGAGAGAGCTGAGTATAGCCCTTAGCTTGGGTTTTAGAGACTCTATCTTATCATTTTGTTCTAGTTTCAACCGCACCCACACACGTATGTACTTGCAGTGTCTGTACATGCTATTTCTGAAGGCATAGAAGCCATAACTTAGAGGTAGAGTCTTAGAGGCTCTACCTtatctttttaattatattcaaGGGTGCGGCCTTTGTTGGAAGTTGGAATCCGACGGAGGAATATGCATTTTAACCGCTTTAGTCAAACGAGTATGGCCGTGAGATTTACTTTGAGTCATAAGCCTTTCAAATTTTTGATTGTAAGTACGTCCTGTATCAccgaattattgtttttatttcttaatttgttTAACTTGCTAACTATTAACACTCAAGAAAAGGCTGCCAAAGCCCGAAGGTCTCAGAAGAttctatttatttcattgaacTAATAATTCGAAtataatttatagttttagagtacgataaaaaagaaaaaggaaTCAagcattttacccaagacgcaAAGGAGAACGGtatggccgttttttttataaaacgaccCATGTTTGACTTATCTCACCTAATGAAAACTGCAGATGAGGTGCAATGTGTATCTCACTATGGTTCTGTAAgtctatttattttatccttGAAGTTCCTAGCCTTAGCGCAAGGTGGCGTTTGGGTAGGAGCGTATGTTTGTGCATTTTTAGTTGCATGTCTGTTACCGTTTTTGATGCAGTTTTTGTAACatttgtaaaaagtaaaaattcaaTTATACCATAGAACGTTCTTACAGTAAGTGTCAtgataaattcccttgtcaagcaatgcgatgttactatgactttttctacgaaaaggttccacggtgGGACACGAATCAGTTGGTTCGAGAAttcctttgctcacccgcgaccttatgatagctaagtttatgtaaGATACtcatatgcgtgttcatgcagttcctccacctccacactgtaagaacacacacaaacccgtctatcaccattaccacaatacactgacgcgtttcgaactcaaccagagctcatcttcagagcaacaaagTTCGAAGTACATTACACTGAGATGTTATCAGTTATAACCTCCGTGGACAAATTTTATAGATACTCGTAATGGAGTGTAAACGTAAACAAAGATCTTAACTTAGGTATTAACCGCTCTAAATCGGTTATTAATCCCTTCATGCGACCTTCCCCTACTTTGTCCGGACTttggacgccgatacgatatcggggcaagaaaaatgtatgaaataggATCCGATaccggatcggataatctgaaagacacgtacatatttcataaattgaaaatacaaactgaaatatagatgcacagaaaaacagaaaaataagaccatcactgggaatcgaacccaggtcctcggtaatccgtaccgcgtgctataccgctacaccaccgatGGTCCACGgattgaccatcagtggtgtagcggtatagcacgcggtacggattaccgagacctgggttcgattcccagtgatggtcttatttttctgtttttctgtgcatctatatttcagtttgtattttcaatttaggttttacggatgaccgtaaaagtaaaaatttggaattgaaataaaaaatacaaaagattccaaaaaaccaatcttacatatttcatacattttacttaccccgatatcggtatcgtcgtccgataccgacatcggatcggataatctgaaaacgctctaagcCTGACTGAAGTAGCATTACAAATACGAATGATTACGAGAAAATACGACGTGAAGGATTATTTAATGTATCTATAATTTCAACTTTAGCCTTTATACGAGTAAGGATAATTTGGCAGGCGTAAAACAACTCTACGCGTGACTTGGCATTCACTTGAACACCGTGTACTAGGCGTCACATTAAAGATGTATTTGGCAGCCAAGGTTCAGTACGGTTAGTATTAGTGTATATAGCCCTATTTCAGCCTTGCTTTGTCGAACCGTACGTGACGGGTATTAATGAATAGGTATTTGTTGACAGCcgaatatcactagatggcgttagtgtcgtgagatCCGTCTGACGTTGCATTCA of the Choristoneura fumiferana chromosome 17, NRCan_CFum_1, whole genome shotgun sequence genome contains:
- the LOC141437236 gene encoding uncharacterized protein, which produces MSFRRLLSAVRSAREALVRGAPMADGLLKSLVSIIVICCIAVSSPPSASAKPFSLSFPAGWSLAGLVGSVGARSDDVERREPAGGVKPYTGRRVSNDTLRMIYHYDQTVAVVELGPGKLLLNCELIETL